The following coding sequences lie in one Arachis hypogaea cultivar Tifrunner chromosome 4, arahy.Tifrunner.gnm2.J5K5, whole genome shotgun sequence genomic window:
- the LOC112795758 gene encoding uncharacterized protein: MAGEGGDVSVANGADETANPESAASSPKSKVKFMCSHGGKVLPRPSDGLLKYVGGETRVVSVPRNVTFHELMKKLHGMIEGGESMVLKYQLVPEDLDTLVSVRNDEDLKHMIDEHDRHEVGGAPMLRTFMCPSKPLLVVDKDNQGTSGTEPYPLEQRYIDAINGFQRISPRSRPSPIRAAFNAPSACSSPKSNSPDGHTTDLVHESPPFHGHILGLGLGRRSTMHRVHSSPSISSLSNIHSLAVQQHEHHNHYHNHSPSHQSQNQGQSQGQGQNQGHHPPAHLPASYQRTATQDQLVGMGRPPPLLALRRSDMGSRSANSSSSTFNYYYPPTNNNNCRPPKGYGYYDESPAYGGGMGERVGSVPQSPRNSIWE; the protein is encoded by the exons ATGGCGGGAGAAGGAGGCGATGTTAGCGTTGCCAACGGCGCTGATGAAACAGCAAACCCGGAATCCGCAGCCTCCTCTCCAAAGAGCAAGGTCAAGTTCATGTGCAGCCATGGTGGCAAGGTTCTTCCCCGTCCCTCCGATGGCCTCCTCAAGTACGTCGGCGGCGAGACTCGCGTCGTTTCTGTCCCTAGGAACGTCACTTTCCACG aGTTGATGAAGAAGCTGCATGGAATGATCGAAGGAGGAGAAAGCATGGTGCTAAAGTATCAGCTGGTGCCGGAAGATCTGGACACACTGGTATCGGTGAGGAACGACGAGGATCTAAAGCATATGATTGACGAGCATGACCGTCACGAAGTTGGAGGAGCTCCCATGCTGCGGACATTCATGTGCCCGTCGAAGCCGCTTTTGGTGGTGGACAAAGATAACCAAGGAACATCAGGGACTGAGCCCTACCCCTTGGAGCAGCGCTACATTGATGCCATTAACGGCTTCCAGCGCATAAGCCCAAGGTCAAGGCCTAGTCCAATTAGGGCTGCATTCAACGCCCCCTCTGCCTGTTCATCCCCCAAATCCAACTCCCCAGACGGTCACACCACGGATCTGGTCCACGAATCGCCGCCCTTCCACGGCCACATTCTCGGTCTCGGTCTAGGCCGCCGTAGCACCATGCATAGAGTGCACAGCTCTCCCAGCATTTCTAGCCTAAGCAACATTCACAGCCTTGCCGTTCAACAGCATGAACACCATAACCATTATCACAATCATTCCCCGAGCCACCAGAGTCAGAACCAGGGCCAGAGCCAGGGTCAGGGCCAGAACCAAGGCCACCATCCTCCTGCTCATCTGCCTGCTTCTTATCAAAGAACCGCGACACAAGATCAATTAGTTGGGATGGGAAGGCCGCCGCCGCTTTTGGCGCTGAGGAGGTCGGATATGGGTAGCAGGAGTGCaaatagtagtagtagtactttcaactattattatccgcctactaataataataattgcagACCCCCAAAAGGGTACGGATACTACGATGAATCTCCAGCATACGGTGGTGGCATGGGTGAAAGAGTTGGTAGTGTGCCTCAGAGTCCTAGAAACTCTATATGGGAATAA